In a single window of the Raphanus sativus cultivar WK10039 chromosome 9, ASM80110v3, whole genome shotgun sequence genome:
- the LOC108828253 gene encoding exportin-T isoform X1, whose translation MDDLENAILISFESGPVEASLKSHAVSYCQQIKETPDVFRICIHKLWFCNLVQVQFWCLQTLQDVLRVRYGSMSSEERSFVRSSVFSMACLDGVDNNEGLVRVVEGPVFVKNKLAQVLVTLIYFEYPSVWYSVFVDFMRCLSKGGVVIDMFCRVLNGLDDELISLDYPRSPEEIAVAARVKDAMRQQCVPQIAKAWYDIVSMYRNSDPDLCATVLDCMRRFVSWIDINLVANQMFVALLFELILSEGLADQVRGAAAGCVLATVAKRMEPHSKLPLLKELHISRVFGLVVSGDADSELVSEVSALVTGYAVEVLECHKRLNSEETKAVSMDLLNEVLPSVFYVMRNCEVDSTFSIVQFLMGYVSTLKGFPALKEKQLLHINQILEVIRIQICYDPMYRSNLDSLDKIGLEEEDRMSEFRKDLFVLLRTVGRVAPEVTQHFIRNALGNAVKSSSERNVEEVEAALSLLYSLGEAMTEEAMKTGSGCLSELIPMLLTTKFPGHSHRLVALVYLENITRYMKFIQEHSQYIPNVLGAFLDERGLHHQNVHVSRRAYYLFMRVVKLLKSKLVPYIDEILQNLQDTLSQLTTMNFASRGLSGTEDGSHIFEAIGLIIGLEDVPAEKQSDYLSLLLTPLCQQIENGLMEAKVASSENFHAKIANIQFAIVAINALSKGFSERLVTASRPRIGLMFKQTLDMLLRILIEFPKVEPLRSKVISLIHRMVETLGPSVLPYLPRALEQLLADSEQPKEMVGFLVLLNQLICKFGTSLRGILDEVYPVVAYRIFKVIPRGDDSPSRSVTITEEMRELIELQRTLYTFLHVMATHNLSSVFLTPKCEPYYEPMMQLLLNTSCTHKDITVRKACVQIFIRLIEDWCPKPYTEEKVPGFDLKIKTFATNCCFYSVLDKSFDFNDANTQGLFSEIIKAQKVMYDKFGDAFLMHLLSGAFPSADRPQDLAEQYRQKLQGNDTGGLKLYYQSLIKNLRLQQNGNHVFR comes from the exons ATGGATGACCTTGAAAACGCAATACTAATCAGCTTCGAATCTGGTCCTGTCGAAGCTTCGTTAAAGTCTCACGCCGTTAGTTACTGTCAGCAAATCAAGGAAACGCCGGATGTGTTTAGGATTTGTATCCACAAGCTCTGGTTCTGTAACCTTGTCCAAGTCCAGTTCTGGTGTCTCCAGACTCTCCAGGACGTTCTGAGGGTCAGGTACGGATCCATGAGCTCGGAGGAGAGGAGTTTCGTGAGGAGCTCGGTGTTCTCGATGGCGTGTCTGGACGGTGTTGATAACAATGAGGGCCTTGTGAGGGTTGTGGAAGGGCCTGTGTTTGTTAAGAACAAGCTCGCTCAGGTTTTGGTTACTCTGATCTACTTTGAGTACCCTTCGGTTTGGTATTCTGTGTTTGTTGATTTCATGAGGTGTCTGAGCAAGGGAGGTGTTGTGATTGACATGTTTTGTCGGGTTTTGAATGGGTTGGATGATGAGTTGATTAGCTTGGATTACCCTCGGTCCCCTGAGGAGATTGCGGTGGCTGCTCGGGTTAAGGATGCGATGAGGCAGCAGTGTGTCCCTCAGATTGCTAAAGCTTGGTATGACATTGTCTCCATGTACAGGAACTCTGATCCTGATCTGTGCGCTACGGTGTTGGATTGTATGAGGAGGTTTGTGTCTTGGATTGATATTAATCTTGTTGCGAATCAAATGTTTGTTGCGCTGCTGTTTGAGTTGATTTTGTCTGAGGGGTTGGCTGATCAAGTCCGTGGTGCAGCTGCTGGGTGTGTCTTGGCCACGGTTGCTAAGCGGATGGAGCCCCACTCGAAACTGCCTCTCTTGAAGGAGCTCCATATAAGCCGTGTTTTTGGTTTAGTAGTGTCGGGAGATGCTGATTCAGAGCTTGTGTCTGAGGTGTCCGCTCTGGTTACTGGCTATGCTGTTGAGGTTCTGGAGTGCCATAAGCGGTTGAACTCAGAGGAGACCAAGGCAGTCTCCATGGATCTGCTGAACGAAGTTCTGCCATCGGTTTTTTACGTCATGCGGAACTGTGAGGTTGACTCTACTTTTAGTATCGTCCAGTTTCTCATGGGTTACGTTTCGACTCTCAAAGGCTTCCCTGCACTGAAGGAGAAGCAGCTCCTCCACATTAATCAGATTCTTGAAGTGATCAGGATCCAGATTTGCTACGACCCTATGTATCGTAGCAACCTTGACTCGCTGGATAAGATTGGGTTGGAAGAGGAAGATAGAATGTCCGAGTTTAGAAAAGATCTCTTCGTCTTGTTGCGTACAGTGGGACGTGTTGCTCCTGAAGTTACGCAGCATTTCATCCGAAACGCTCTAGGAAACGCTGTTAAATCCTCTTCTGAGAGAAACGTGGAAGAAGTGGAAGCTGCGCTCTCGCTTTTGTATTCGCTTGGAGAGGCTATGACGGAGGAGGCCATGAAAACAGGATCTGGATGTTTGAGTGAATTGATTCCAATGCTGTTGACCACTAAGTTCCCTGGTCATTCTCATAGGCTAGTGGCACTTGTGTACTTGGAAAACATAACTAGGTACATGAAGTTTATCCAGGAACATTCTCAGTACATTCCAAATGTTCTTGGTGCTTTCCTTGATGAAAGGGGTTTGCATCACCAGAACGTCCATGTGAGCCGTAGAGCTTATTACTTGTTCATGAGAGTGGTTAAACTGTTGAAATCAAAGCTTGTTCCGTACATTGATGAGATCCTGCAG aatctCCAAGATACGTTGTCCCAGTTGACAACCATGAACTTTGCATCAAGAGGACTTTCAGGAACTGAAGATGGCAGTCACATTTTTGAG GCCATTGGCTTAATCATAGGGCTAGAGGATGTTCCAGCTGAAAAGCAGTCAGATTATCTATCTTTACTGCTTACTCCTCTCTGTCAACAG ATTGAGAACGGACTTATGGAGGCAAAAGTCGCAAGTTCCGAAAACTTTCATGCAAAAATTGCTAATATCCAGTTTGCCATTGTGGCTATTAATGCTCTCAGCAAG GGATTTAGTGAACGTCTTGTTACTGCGAGCCGTCCTCGAATTGGTCTCATGTTTAAGCAG ACACTAGACATGCTTCTAAGGATTTTGATCGAGTTTCCAAAGGTTGAGCCTTTGCGGAGTAAG GTCATATCACTCATACATCGTATGGTTGAAACCCTTGGACCCTCTGTGTTGCCCTATCTTCCCAGGGCTTTAGAACAGCTACTTGCTGACAGTGAG CAGCCGAAGGAAATGGTTGGTTTCCTGGTACTACTCAATCAGCTCATCTGCAAGTTCGGCACCTCTCTCCGTGGTATACTGGACGAAGTCTATCCTGTGGTTGCCTATAGGATTTTCAAAGTAATTCCAAGAGGAGATGACTCACCCTCACGTTCTGTTACTATTACTGAG GAAATGAGGGAATTGATCGAGCTTCAAAGGACGCTGTACACGTTTCTTCATGTGATGGCCACACATAATCTCTCTTCTGTATTCCTTACCCCTAAGTGTGAGCCGTATTATGAACCAATGATGCAGCTGCTTTTGAACACTTCTTGTACTCACAAGGACATTACTGTGCGAAAG GCATGCGTGCAGATATTTATTAGACTAATTGAAGATTGGTGTCCCAAGCCATACACAGAGGAGAAG GTCCCAGGTTTTGATCTCAAGATCAAAACTTTTGCAACAAACTGCTGCTTTTACAGTGTACTTGATAAGTCTTTTGACTTCAATGATGCGAATACT CAGGGCTTGTTCAGTGAAATCATCAAGGCTCAGAAAGTGATGTATGACAAATTTGGTGATGCATTTCTCATGCATCTTTTGTCTGGAGCTTTTCCATCTGCAGATCGTCCACAAGATTTGGCGGAGCAGTATCGCCAAAAGTTGCAG GGTAATGATACTGGGGGACTCAAGTTATACTACCAGTCCCTTATAAAAAATCTCAGGCTTCAACAAAACGGGAATCATGTTTTCAGATAG
- the LOC108828270 gene encoding uncharacterized protein LOC108828270 — MESPSLQSLTLFLLCFLFLVSASSISFDSQPQASSISPPPPLQSLTPPPPPPPPVKVGIGNKAMHEKHHRRKKWKQRRNQNQKQKQKKLNTGKTVGLFFAGAAAALQVVVAAFLLLKRRQLLLKINDNRH, encoded by the coding sequence ATGGAATCTCCATCATTACAGAGCTTaactctgtttcttctctgcTTCCTCTTCCTCGTATCTGCTTCTTCTATCTCATTTGACTCACAACCACAAGCTTCATCCAtctctcctcctccgccgcttCAATCATTAACtccaccgccgccgccgcctCCTCCGGTAAAGGTCGGGATAGGTAACAAGGCGATGCACGAGAAGCACCACCGAAGAAAGAAATGGAAGCAGAGAAGGAACCAGAACCAAAAGCAGAAGCAGAAGAAGCTGAACACGGGGAAGACGGTGGGGCTCTTCTTCGCCGGTGCAGCTGCAGCTTTGCAAGTAGTTGTTGCTGCTTTCTTGCTTCTCAAAAGAAGACAGCTTCTCCTCAAAATCAACGATAACAGACACTGA
- the LOC108828269 gene encoding germin-like protein 1, protein MLRIIFLLSLLFALSNASVQDFCVANLKRAETPAGYPCIRPIHVKASDFVFSLGTPGNTTNIISAAVTPGFVAQFPALNGLGISTARLDLAPKGVIPMHTHPGASEVLFVLDGSITAGFISSANSVYVQTLKPGQVMVFPQGLLHFQINAGKTAAAAFVTFSSASPGLQILDFALFANSLSTELVSATTFLEPKVIKTLKGVLGGTG, encoded by the coding sequence atgttGCGCATTATCTTCCTCTTATCTCTCCTCTTCGCTCTATCCAATGCCTCCGTTCAAGACTTCTGTGTGGCCAACCTGAAACGCGCTGAGACCCCTGCTGGCTACCCTTGCATTCGCCCCATCCATGTCAAAGCCTCGGACTTCGTCTTCAGCCTAGGCACTCCCGGTAACACCACCAACATCATCAGCGCTGCGGTCACGCCGGGCTTCGTCGCTCAGTTCCCGGCTCTCAACGGTCTAGGCATCTCCACGGCTAGGCTTGACCTAGCACCCAAAGGTGTGATCCCAATGCACACTCACCCTGGTGCCTCTGAGGTTCTCTTCGTCCTCGACGGCTCAATCACCGCCGGGTTCATCTCCTCCGCCAACTCTGTCTACGTGCAGACGCTGAAACCGGGACAGGTCATGGTGTTCCCGCAGGGCTTGCTTCATTTCCAGATCAATGCCGGCAAAACAGCTGCTGCAGCGTTTGTCACTTTCAGCAGCGCTAGTCCTGGTCTCCAGATTCTTGACTTTGCCCTATTCGCCAACAGTCTTTCCACTGAACTCGTCTCGGCTACTACTTTCCTTGAGCCTAAAGTAATCAAGACGCTTAAGGGTGTTCTTGGTGGAACTGGCTAA
- the LOC108828253 gene encoding exportin-T isoform X3 — MDDLENAILISFESGPVEASLKSHAVSYCQQIKETPDVFRICIHKLWFCNLVQVQFWCLQTLQDVLRVRYGSMSSEERSFVRSSVFSMACLDGVDNNEGLVRVVEGPVFVKNKLAQVLVTLIYFEYPSVWYSVFVDFMRCLSKGGVVIDMFCRVLNGLDDELISLDYPRSPEEIAVAARVKDAMRQQCVPQIAKAWYDIVSMYRNSDPDLCATVLDCMRRFVSWIDINLVANQMFVALLFELILSEGLADQVRGAAAGCVLATVAKRMEPHSKLPLLKELHISRVFGLVVSGDADSELVSEVSALVTGYAVEVLECHKRLNSEETKAVSMDLLNEVLPSVFYVMRNCEVDSTFSIVQFLMGYVSTLKGFPALKEKQLLHINQILEVIRIQICYDPMYRSNLDSLDKIGLEEEDRMSEFRKDLFVLLRTVGRVAPEVTQHFIRNALGNAVKSSSERNVEEVEAALSLLYSLGEAMTEEAMKTGSGCLSELIPMLLTTKFPGHSHRLVALVYLENITRYMKFIQEHSQYIPNVLGAFLDERGLHHQNVHVSRRAYYLFMRVVKLLKSKLVPYIDEILQNLQDTLSQLTTMNFASRGLSGTEDGSHIFEAIGLIIGLEDVPAEKQSDYLSLLLTPLCQQIENGLMEAKVASSENFHAKIANIQFAIVAINALSKGFSERLVTASRPRIGLMFKQTLDMLLRILIEFPKVEPLRSKVISLIHRMVETLGPSVLPYLPRALEQLLADSEQPKEMVGFLVLLNQLICKFGTSLRGILDEVYPVVAYRIFKVIPRGDDSPSRSVTITEEMRELIELQRTLYTFLHVMATHNLSSVFLTPKCEPYYEPMMQLLLNTSCTHKDITVRKACVQIFIRLIEDWCPKPYTEEKVPGFDLKIKTFATNCCFYSVLDKSFDFNDANTGLFSEIIKAQKVMYDKFGDAFLMHLLSGAFPSADRPQDLAEQYRQKLQGNDTGGLKLYYQSLIKNLRLQQNGNHVFR; from the exons ATGGATGACCTTGAAAACGCAATACTAATCAGCTTCGAATCTGGTCCTGTCGAAGCTTCGTTAAAGTCTCACGCCGTTAGTTACTGTCAGCAAATCAAGGAAACGCCGGATGTGTTTAGGATTTGTATCCACAAGCTCTGGTTCTGTAACCTTGTCCAAGTCCAGTTCTGGTGTCTCCAGACTCTCCAGGACGTTCTGAGGGTCAGGTACGGATCCATGAGCTCGGAGGAGAGGAGTTTCGTGAGGAGCTCGGTGTTCTCGATGGCGTGTCTGGACGGTGTTGATAACAATGAGGGCCTTGTGAGGGTTGTGGAAGGGCCTGTGTTTGTTAAGAACAAGCTCGCTCAGGTTTTGGTTACTCTGATCTACTTTGAGTACCCTTCGGTTTGGTATTCTGTGTTTGTTGATTTCATGAGGTGTCTGAGCAAGGGAGGTGTTGTGATTGACATGTTTTGTCGGGTTTTGAATGGGTTGGATGATGAGTTGATTAGCTTGGATTACCCTCGGTCCCCTGAGGAGATTGCGGTGGCTGCTCGGGTTAAGGATGCGATGAGGCAGCAGTGTGTCCCTCAGATTGCTAAAGCTTGGTATGACATTGTCTCCATGTACAGGAACTCTGATCCTGATCTGTGCGCTACGGTGTTGGATTGTATGAGGAGGTTTGTGTCTTGGATTGATATTAATCTTGTTGCGAATCAAATGTTTGTTGCGCTGCTGTTTGAGTTGATTTTGTCTGAGGGGTTGGCTGATCAAGTCCGTGGTGCAGCTGCTGGGTGTGTCTTGGCCACGGTTGCTAAGCGGATGGAGCCCCACTCGAAACTGCCTCTCTTGAAGGAGCTCCATATAAGCCGTGTTTTTGGTTTAGTAGTGTCGGGAGATGCTGATTCAGAGCTTGTGTCTGAGGTGTCCGCTCTGGTTACTGGCTATGCTGTTGAGGTTCTGGAGTGCCATAAGCGGTTGAACTCAGAGGAGACCAAGGCAGTCTCCATGGATCTGCTGAACGAAGTTCTGCCATCGGTTTTTTACGTCATGCGGAACTGTGAGGTTGACTCTACTTTTAGTATCGTCCAGTTTCTCATGGGTTACGTTTCGACTCTCAAAGGCTTCCCTGCACTGAAGGAGAAGCAGCTCCTCCACATTAATCAGATTCTTGAAGTGATCAGGATCCAGATTTGCTACGACCCTATGTATCGTAGCAACCTTGACTCGCTGGATAAGATTGGGTTGGAAGAGGAAGATAGAATGTCCGAGTTTAGAAAAGATCTCTTCGTCTTGTTGCGTACAGTGGGACGTGTTGCTCCTGAAGTTACGCAGCATTTCATCCGAAACGCTCTAGGAAACGCTGTTAAATCCTCTTCTGAGAGAAACGTGGAAGAAGTGGAAGCTGCGCTCTCGCTTTTGTATTCGCTTGGAGAGGCTATGACGGAGGAGGCCATGAAAACAGGATCTGGATGTTTGAGTGAATTGATTCCAATGCTGTTGACCACTAAGTTCCCTGGTCATTCTCATAGGCTAGTGGCACTTGTGTACTTGGAAAACATAACTAGGTACATGAAGTTTATCCAGGAACATTCTCAGTACATTCCAAATGTTCTTGGTGCTTTCCTTGATGAAAGGGGTTTGCATCACCAGAACGTCCATGTGAGCCGTAGAGCTTATTACTTGTTCATGAGAGTGGTTAAACTGTTGAAATCAAAGCTTGTTCCGTACATTGATGAGATCCTGCAG aatctCCAAGATACGTTGTCCCAGTTGACAACCATGAACTTTGCATCAAGAGGACTTTCAGGAACTGAAGATGGCAGTCACATTTTTGAG GCCATTGGCTTAATCATAGGGCTAGAGGATGTTCCAGCTGAAAAGCAGTCAGATTATCTATCTTTACTGCTTACTCCTCTCTGTCAACAG ATTGAGAACGGACTTATGGAGGCAAAAGTCGCAAGTTCCGAAAACTTTCATGCAAAAATTGCTAATATCCAGTTTGCCATTGTGGCTATTAATGCTCTCAGCAAG GGATTTAGTGAACGTCTTGTTACTGCGAGCCGTCCTCGAATTGGTCTCATGTTTAAGCAG ACACTAGACATGCTTCTAAGGATTTTGATCGAGTTTCCAAAGGTTGAGCCTTTGCGGAGTAAG GTCATATCACTCATACATCGTATGGTTGAAACCCTTGGACCCTCTGTGTTGCCCTATCTTCCCAGGGCTTTAGAACAGCTACTTGCTGACAGTGAG CAGCCGAAGGAAATGGTTGGTTTCCTGGTACTACTCAATCAGCTCATCTGCAAGTTCGGCACCTCTCTCCGTGGTATACTGGACGAAGTCTATCCTGTGGTTGCCTATAGGATTTTCAAAGTAATTCCAAGAGGAGATGACTCACCCTCACGTTCTGTTACTATTACTGAG GAAATGAGGGAATTGATCGAGCTTCAAAGGACGCTGTACACGTTTCTTCATGTGATGGCCACACATAATCTCTCTTCTGTATTCCTTACCCCTAAGTGTGAGCCGTATTATGAACCAATGATGCAGCTGCTTTTGAACACTTCTTGTACTCACAAGGACATTACTGTGCGAAAG GCATGCGTGCAGATATTTATTAGACTAATTGAAGATTGGTGTCCCAAGCCATACACAGAGGAGAAG GTCCCAGGTTTTGATCTCAAGATCAAAACTTTTGCAACAAACTGCTGCTTTTACAGTGTACTTGATAAGTCTTTTGACTTCAATGATGCGAATACT GGCTTGTTCAGTGAAATCATCAAGGCTCAGAAAGTGATGTATGACAAATTTGGTGATGCATTTCTCATGCATCTTTTGTCTGGAGCTTTTCCATCTGCAGATCGTCCACAAGATTTGGCGGAGCAGTATCGCCAAAAGTTGCAG GGTAATGATACTGGGGGACTCAAGTTATACTACCAGTCCCTTATAAAAAATCTCAGGCTTCAACAAAACGGGAATCATGTTTTCAGATAG
- the LOC108828271 gene encoding protein ELF4-LIKE 2, with the protein MESRMEGDVFSGFGERYQMDGKVLQSFQKSFVQVQDILDQNRLLINEINQNHESKQADHLGRNVGLIRELNNNIRTVASLYGDLSHSFAKSIDASSEGESTGTNNQKRFRSG; encoded by the coding sequence ATGGAATCAAGGATGGAAGGAGATGTGTTTTCTGGATTTGGAGAGAGATACCAGATGGATGGGAAAGTGTTGCAGAGTTTCCAGAAGAGCTTCGTTCAGGTTCAAGACATTTTGGATCAAAACCGGCTTCTCATCAACGAGATCAATCAGAACCATGAGTCCAAACAAGCAGATCACTTGGGAAGAAACGTTGGTTTGATAAGAGAGCTCAACAACAATATCAGAACTGTGGCTAGTCTTTATGGTgatctctctcattcttttgcCAAATCCATCGATGCTTCATCGGAAGGAGAATCCACTGGGACCAACAACCAAAAGAGATTTAGATCCgggtaa
- the LOC108828253 gene encoding exportin-T isoform X2, whose amino-acid sequence MDDLENAILISFESGPVEASLKSHAVSYCQQIKETPDVFRICIHKLWFCNLVQVQFWCLQTLQDVLRVRYGSMSSEERSFVRSSVFSMACLDGVDNNEGLVRVVEGPVFVKNKLAQVLVTLIYFEYPSVWYSVFVDFMRCLSKGGVVIDMFCRVLNGLDDELISLDYPRSPEEIAVAARVKDAMRQQCVPQIAKAWYDIVSMYRNSDPDLCATVLDCMRRFVSWIDINLVANQMFVALLFELILSEGLADQVRGAAAGCVLATVAKRMEPHSKLPLLKELHISRVFGLVVSGDADSELVSEVSALVTGYAVEVLECHKRLNSEETKAVSMDLLNEVLPSVFYVMRNCEVDSTFSIVQFLMGYVSTLKGFPALKEKQLLHINQILEVIRIQICYDPMYRSNLDSLDKIGLEEEDRMSEFRKDLFVLLRTVGRVAPEVTQHFIRNALGNAVKSSSERNVEEVEAALSLLYSLGEAMTEEAMKTGSGCLSELIPMLLTTKFPGHSHRLVALVYLENITRYMKFIQEHSQYIPNVLGAFLDERGLHHQNVHVSRRAYYLFMRVVKLLKSKLVPYIDEILQNLQDTLSQLTTMNFASRGLSGTEDGSHIFEAIGLIIGLEDVPAEKQSDYLSLLLTPLCQQIENGLMEAKVASSENFHAKIANIQFAIVAINALSKGFSERLVTASRPRIGLMFKQTLDMLLRILIEFPKVEPLRSKVISLIHRMVETLGPSVLPYLPRALEQLLADSEPKEMVGFLVLLNQLICKFGTSLRGILDEVYPVVAYRIFKVIPRGDDSPSRSVTITEEMRELIELQRTLYTFLHVMATHNLSSVFLTPKCEPYYEPMMQLLLNTSCTHKDITVRKACVQIFIRLIEDWCPKPYTEEKVPGFDLKIKTFATNCCFYSVLDKSFDFNDANTQGLFSEIIKAQKVMYDKFGDAFLMHLLSGAFPSADRPQDLAEQYRQKLQGNDTGGLKLYYQSLIKNLRLQQNGNHVFR is encoded by the exons ATGGATGACCTTGAAAACGCAATACTAATCAGCTTCGAATCTGGTCCTGTCGAAGCTTCGTTAAAGTCTCACGCCGTTAGTTACTGTCAGCAAATCAAGGAAACGCCGGATGTGTTTAGGATTTGTATCCACAAGCTCTGGTTCTGTAACCTTGTCCAAGTCCAGTTCTGGTGTCTCCAGACTCTCCAGGACGTTCTGAGGGTCAGGTACGGATCCATGAGCTCGGAGGAGAGGAGTTTCGTGAGGAGCTCGGTGTTCTCGATGGCGTGTCTGGACGGTGTTGATAACAATGAGGGCCTTGTGAGGGTTGTGGAAGGGCCTGTGTTTGTTAAGAACAAGCTCGCTCAGGTTTTGGTTACTCTGATCTACTTTGAGTACCCTTCGGTTTGGTATTCTGTGTTTGTTGATTTCATGAGGTGTCTGAGCAAGGGAGGTGTTGTGATTGACATGTTTTGTCGGGTTTTGAATGGGTTGGATGATGAGTTGATTAGCTTGGATTACCCTCGGTCCCCTGAGGAGATTGCGGTGGCTGCTCGGGTTAAGGATGCGATGAGGCAGCAGTGTGTCCCTCAGATTGCTAAAGCTTGGTATGACATTGTCTCCATGTACAGGAACTCTGATCCTGATCTGTGCGCTACGGTGTTGGATTGTATGAGGAGGTTTGTGTCTTGGATTGATATTAATCTTGTTGCGAATCAAATGTTTGTTGCGCTGCTGTTTGAGTTGATTTTGTCTGAGGGGTTGGCTGATCAAGTCCGTGGTGCAGCTGCTGGGTGTGTCTTGGCCACGGTTGCTAAGCGGATGGAGCCCCACTCGAAACTGCCTCTCTTGAAGGAGCTCCATATAAGCCGTGTTTTTGGTTTAGTAGTGTCGGGAGATGCTGATTCAGAGCTTGTGTCTGAGGTGTCCGCTCTGGTTACTGGCTATGCTGTTGAGGTTCTGGAGTGCCATAAGCGGTTGAACTCAGAGGAGACCAAGGCAGTCTCCATGGATCTGCTGAACGAAGTTCTGCCATCGGTTTTTTACGTCATGCGGAACTGTGAGGTTGACTCTACTTTTAGTATCGTCCAGTTTCTCATGGGTTACGTTTCGACTCTCAAAGGCTTCCCTGCACTGAAGGAGAAGCAGCTCCTCCACATTAATCAGATTCTTGAAGTGATCAGGATCCAGATTTGCTACGACCCTATGTATCGTAGCAACCTTGACTCGCTGGATAAGATTGGGTTGGAAGAGGAAGATAGAATGTCCGAGTTTAGAAAAGATCTCTTCGTCTTGTTGCGTACAGTGGGACGTGTTGCTCCTGAAGTTACGCAGCATTTCATCCGAAACGCTCTAGGAAACGCTGTTAAATCCTCTTCTGAGAGAAACGTGGAAGAAGTGGAAGCTGCGCTCTCGCTTTTGTATTCGCTTGGAGAGGCTATGACGGAGGAGGCCATGAAAACAGGATCTGGATGTTTGAGTGAATTGATTCCAATGCTGTTGACCACTAAGTTCCCTGGTCATTCTCATAGGCTAGTGGCACTTGTGTACTTGGAAAACATAACTAGGTACATGAAGTTTATCCAGGAACATTCTCAGTACATTCCAAATGTTCTTGGTGCTTTCCTTGATGAAAGGGGTTTGCATCACCAGAACGTCCATGTGAGCCGTAGAGCTTATTACTTGTTCATGAGAGTGGTTAAACTGTTGAAATCAAAGCTTGTTCCGTACATTGATGAGATCCTGCAG aatctCCAAGATACGTTGTCCCAGTTGACAACCATGAACTTTGCATCAAGAGGACTTTCAGGAACTGAAGATGGCAGTCACATTTTTGAG GCCATTGGCTTAATCATAGGGCTAGAGGATGTTCCAGCTGAAAAGCAGTCAGATTATCTATCTTTACTGCTTACTCCTCTCTGTCAACAG ATTGAGAACGGACTTATGGAGGCAAAAGTCGCAAGTTCCGAAAACTTTCATGCAAAAATTGCTAATATCCAGTTTGCCATTGTGGCTATTAATGCTCTCAGCAAG GGATTTAGTGAACGTCTTGTTACTGCGAGCCGTCCTCGAATTGGTCTCATGTTTAAGCAG ACACTAGACATGCTTCTAAGGATTTTGATCGAGTTTCCAAAGGTTGAGCCTTTGCGGAGTAAG GTCATATCACTCATACATCGTATGGTTGAAACCCTTGGACCCTCTGTGTTGCCCTATCTTCCCAGGGCTTTAGAACAGCTACTTGCTGACAGTGAG CCGAAGGAAATGGTTGGTTTCCTGGTACTACTCAATCAGCTCATCTGCAAGTTCGGCACCTCTCTCCGTGGTATACTGGACGAAGTCTATCCTGTGGTTGCCTATAGGATTTTCAAAGTAATTCCAAGAGGAGATGACTCACCCTCACGTTCTGTTACTATTACTGAG GAAATGAGGGAATTGATCGAGCTTCAAAGGACGCTGTACACGTTTCTTCATGTGATGGCCACACATAATCTCTCTTCTGTATTCCTTACCCCTAAGTGTGAGCCGTATTATGAACCAATGATGCAGCTGCTTTTGAACACTTCTTGTACTCACAAGGACATTACTGTGCGAAAG GCATGCGTGCAGATATTTATTAGACTAATTGAAGATTGGTGTCCCAAGCCATACACAGAGGAGAAG GTCCCAGGTTTTGATCTCAAGATCAAAACTTTTGCAACAAACTGCTGCTTTTACAGTGTACTTGATAAGTCTTTTGACTTCAATGATGCGAATACT CAGGGCTTGTTCAGTGAAATCATCAAGGCTCAGAAAGTGATGTATGACAAATTTGGTGATGCATTTCTCATGCATCTTTTGTCTGGAGCTTTTCCATCTGCAGATCGTCCACAAGATTTGGCGGAGCAGTATCGCCAAAAGTTGCAG GGTAATGATACTGGGGGACTCAAGTTATACTACCAGTCCCTTATAAAAAATCTCAGGCTTCAACAAAACGGGAATCATGTTTTCAGATAG